A genome region from Coprococcus phoceensis includes the following:
- a CDS encoding NADP-dependent glyceraldehyde-3-phosphate dehydrogenase — MKEGIYLNLNKNYRFYIDGMWEESKSKEVIKIMSPYKDELVGTVQAISKDEADKAIQSAKIAQKEWEKLSIRDRGNYLYHWIEELEKSKEDIATTIMQEVGKGFQDAVKEVERTIDLIRFTIEEAIHLYGESMLGENFPGGNRSKIAISHRVPLGVVLAISPFNYPVNLSAAKIAPALISGNAVVFKPATQGAISGIKMIEALDRAGLPKGVLNVVTGHGSVIGNYLIEHQGIDMISFTGGSGTGKRIAKLANMIPLVMELGGKDPAIVVKDANLDLAAKQIVSGAFSYSGQRCTAIKRVFVDEMIADELIEKLSEELKNVTIGSPEENKMIVPLIDQKSADFVQSLIDDALEKNATLITGNQREGNLIYPTLLDHVTPNMRLAWEEPFGPVLPIIRVKTVDEAIEMSNQSEYGLQASIFSQDIDQAFIIAEKIQAGSVQINGRTERGPDHFPFIGTKGSGMGTQGVRRSIESMTREKVTVININ, encoded by the coding sequence ATGAAAGAAGGGATTTATTTGAATTTGAACAAAAACTATAGATTTTATATTGATGGTATGTGGGAAGAAAGCAAAAGCAAAGAAGTTATTAAAATCATGTCACCTTATAAAGATGAACTTGTCGGTACGGTACAGGCGATTTCAAAAGACGAGGCAGATAAAGCTATCCAAAGTGCAAAAATTGCACAAAAGGAATGGGAGAAACTTTCTATCAGAGATCGCGGTAACTATTTATATCATTGGATTGAAGAGCTTGAAAAATCAAAGGAAGATATTGCAACGACTATTATGCAAGAAGTCGGTAAAGGATTTCAGGATGCCGTCAAAGAAGTGGAGCGCACAATTGATTTGATTCGTTTTACAATTGAAGAAGCAATTCATTTATATGGTGAAAGTATGCTCGGAGAAAATTTTCCTGGGGGAAATCGTTCTAAAATTGCCATTAGTCACCGTGTTCCTCTAGGTGTTGTGCTTGCTATTTCTCCGTTTAACTACCCTGTTAATCTATCAGCAGCAAAAATTGCTCCGGCTCTGATAAGTGGAAATGCCGTTGTCTTCAAGCCGGCAACACAAGGTGCGATCAGCGGAATCAAAATGATTGAAGCGCTAGATCGGGCTGGTCTTCCAAAAGGTGTTCTAAATGTGGTGACAGGTCATGGTTCTGTGATAGGAAATTATCTGATCGAACATCAAGGGATTGACATGATTTCTTTCACGGGTGGAAGCGGTACAGGAAAACGTATCGCAAAATTGGCAAACATGATTCCACTTGTCATGGAATTGGGAGGAAAAGACCCTGCCATTGTTGTAAAAGATGCAAATTTAGATTTGGCAGCAAAACAAATTGTATCCGGTGCATTTTCTTACTCCGGTCAACGCTGCACTGCTATTAAACGTGTTTTCGTTGACGAGATGATCGCTGATGAATTAATTGAGAAATTATCTGAAGAATTAAAAAATGTAACAATTGGTTCTCCAGAAGAAAATAAAATGATTGTACCACTGATCGATCAGAAATCAGCTGATTTTGTACAGAGTCTGATTGATGATGCACTTGAGAAAAATGCAACATTAATTACTGGAAATCAGCGAGAAGGAAATTTAATCTATCCTACGCTGCTTGACCATGTGACACCAAATATGCGTTTAGCTTGGGAGGAACCATTTGGTCCAGTATTGCCGATTATTCGTGTAAAAACAGTCGATGAAGCCATTGAGATGAGCAATCAATCGGAATATGGATTACAGGCAAGTATCTTTTCTCAGGATATTGATCAGGCATTCATAATTGCAGAAAAAATACAAGCAGGTTCTGTACAGATTAACGGTCGAACAGAACGCGGTCCAGACCACTTCCCATTTATCGGAACAAAGGGCTCTGGTATGGGAACACAAGGTGTTCGTCGCAGCATTGAATCTATGACACGTGAAAAAGTGACTGTAATCAATATTAATTAA
- the rsfS gene encoding ribosome silencing factor: MEESRKMAKIACAALADKKGEDIKVIDISNVSVLADYFIIANGTNDSQVHAMVDSVEEELEKAGFTLKQREGYGLGSWVLLDFGEVIVHVFDKENRLFYDLERIWSDGKMINIEEL; encoded by the coding sequence ATGGAAGAGTCAAGAAAAATGGCAAAAATAGCCTGTGCAGCATTAGCTGATAAAAAAGGAGAAGATATCAAAGTCATTGATATCTCAAATGTATCAGTTTTGGCAGATTATTTTATTATCGCAAACGGAACCAATGACAGCCAAGTACATGCTATGGTAGATAGTGTAGAAGAAGAGCTTGAAAAAGCCGGATTCACATTAAAACAAAGAGAAGGCTATGGACTTGGAAGCTGGGTGTTATTGGACTTCGGCGAAGTGATTGTTCATGTCTTTGACAAAGAAAATCGTCTTTTCTATGATTTGGAAAGAATCTGGAGTGACGGAAAGATGATAAATATTGAGGAATTATAA
- the yqeK gene encoding bis(5'-nucleosyl)-tetraphosphatase (symmetrical) YqeK produces the protein MKQLTIRKIKEEVKMHLDQNRYEHTLGVMYTAGALAMRYGADLEDTMIAGLLHDCAKCIPSAQKIELCKKYNLNISEAEQKNPGLLHAKLGAYLAKEIYQIENTEILDAISCHTTGRPHMTLLDKIIYIADYIEPGRCEAPDLQEIRRLAFTDIDECLYTILHASLEYLKSKSEVIDPLTEQTYLYYNERRI, from the coding sequence ATGAAGCAGTTGACAATACGTAAAATAAAGGAAGAAGTAAAGATGCATTTGGATCAGAATCGGTATGAGCATACGCTTGGTGTTATGTATACTGCAGGCGCACTTGCGATGCGGTATGGGGCTGATTTGGAAGATACTATGATCGCGGGGCTTTTACATGATTGTGCGAAATGTATTCCATCTGCTCAAAAAATAGAATTGTGTAAAAAATATAATTTAAACATTTCTGAGGCAGAGCAGAAAAACCCTGGACTTTTACATGCAAAATTAGGAGCATATTTGGCAAAAGAGATATATCAGATAGAGAATACAGAAATTCTTGATGCGATTTCCTGCCATACAACCGGTCGCCCACATATGACACTGCTGGACAAGATTATTTATATTGCGGATTATATTGAGCCAGGAAGATGCGAGGCGCCTGATTTGCAGGAGATTCGACGTTTGGCATTTACAGATATCGATGAGTGTCTTTATACGATTCTTCATGCCTCATTAGAGTATTTGAAGAGCAAAAGTGAAGTGATTGATCCACTGACAGAACAGACTTATCTGTACTACAATGAAAGGAGAATTTAA